TTGTTGTTCTGTGCCCATCATATGAACCAACAACAATTGTTTTTCGACCTGTTGATATTGAACCCAGTGTAAATCCTTTGTCTAATGGTGCTACAAAGCTGGATTGTCCGTTGTCATCACGTTCAACCCACGCATGAAAAAAACCATTGGAAACAGTTACACCATGGAGTCTTAAAGTCCATAGACCAGTTGGTAGTCCCTGTTCCATGAAGATGTCAACCAAGTTATCGCCATTGTTGGGATCGTGTTTTCTATGGCTGAAAAAAAGAGCAACTTTTCCAGCATCGTCTTTTAAAAGACCATTCTCTCCTAATTTTGTTTTTGCCACCGAACTGTTATCCGGTCCTATTAACTCAGCTTCAAATTCGTCTTGACCTGAATACCAAACTTCAATTTCATTTTCGGTTGGGTCTAAGGCACCGACCTGCCAGGTTATATCTGTGTAGCCGCCACTAGAAACTCGTCCTTGTGCATGAATATTATCTGCATATGCATTAGAAGCTGCAATCACAATTGCTCTATTCTTGAATGATAGGAGACTGTCTAAACCTTGCTCTGCAAGCCGACTTCCGTCATGTGGTCCACCATTTGTTCCAAGGCTAAAATTAATAACACATGGTTTGTCGCCAGCTTTGTCAAATATAAATTTTGCAGCCTCAAGTAGTTGTACAGAGTCACCAAATGAAGTATCAACAACATCTGGTCCAGACCAAGCGATATCATCTGTAGCAATCTGAACAAAAATAATTTCCGCTCCTGGTGCAACACCTGGAACGCCAGTTCCTATACCATTGCCAGCAGCGATATCCATAACGTGTGTGCCGTGAGAGTTAGGTCCGGGCTCATAGGCTAACGCCGAATAGGGATTTTGACTTTGTAGTGCTAGATTGATTTGCTCTCGGCTATACACACATCCATAGCCAAAAGGCGATTCGTGATTGGACGGGCCTGTTTGATCCCAAATGGCCATAATTCTACTAGTTCCATCAGCTAGTCGAAAATTCTTGTGAACGAAGTCGCAGCCGTAGTCAATGATGCCAACCACTACTCCTGCTCCTGGAGCGCTTCCTTGTATAAGTGGCTCTATTATTGATTGGCTGGCTCTGATCTCCTCTACGGTAGCTGCTAATGTTGGCTTGAGTTTTACTCCAGGCTTGAGGCTTCTAACAAAATGTTTTTCTCGAATTTCAGTAATAAGTTTCACTGGCACCCGGCCAGTAACTATTGACTCCGTTCCGTCATCAGAGTTGCCAATATGTGAGGCTTGGACAATTTCGGTGAGATTCATCCAGGCGTCTAAATCACTTACTCGCGCGACCACTGAAACAAACCCAGCATCGCTAGAAATGGTTTGCGGAGTTTTAATTCCGCGCTGTTCTTTTGAAACCAGTTGCTGAAGCTTAGGGTCCATTTCTTCTATATCTGTAAGTTCAAATTTCATTTCGGCCCTCTATTGCGATCTCTATTAAGTAATTGCTCAAGCATCATGGCTGTCCTACGTCGAGTGCGATTAAATAATTGCTAGCTTTTGTGCCCAGTTTCTTTTCAATCGACTTTCTAACTGTTTTATAGACTTCATTGTTCAGAGTCAGTATTTGAGAACTATAAGCAAGCTTTACACTGGCACCTAAGTCCGTTGATAGCATTGTTGTTGGTATTGATAAACTAGACGAGAAGAAGAAGGCACCTACTTTCATTGAAACAATTCCATCAATGTCTTGATCAACTGAGCTTATTTGAAAGGTGCCACCATAAAGGCTTTTTGACTCACTTTCTAGTAATTTAGTAGCTGTAGCATCAGGCGAATTTTTTAAATATGAAAAAGCCAGATTGAGAGACAATCTCTCCTCGCTATTCAAATGCTCAGACATGATTTCGTAGACAGCGGCTGATAATGACTTGGTATTGTTATTCAGTTGATAATCCATGATATTCCACTGATTGCCTGCCCAACCCAGAGGTAAGAGTACGGAGGTGTACTGCGTAAACCATACTAGTGAGTTTTCTCTTCTGTTTACCTGAGCGTCTACAGCCTTTTGTGCAAACAAAGTAGAATTTAAAACGTCAGTTCTTCTCTCATCACTTACATTGTTTGAGAAAAACTGCACTATGCCAGAGTTGATGTATCCAGTTTTATTCATTGATTGCCCATTCTCACGAACTATCATTTTTTAAATGGGCAGCAGGTATTACTGCTGCCCATTTAATTAACTAGCCCTAAATTTGAATTGGTAGGTCTTGCACGTATTGTTGAGCGGCAACTCCAAGCTTCATTAGAACCTGCGCTCTAACGAAATTATATAGCTGGTCATTCAGCATCAGATTTTGAGATGAATGATTGAAACTCGCAGAAGCACTGCTCCATGAGAAGAACAGAACTTTTGTCACATTGGATTGACTTGAGAAATTAAATGCACCAACTTTCATTCCTACAACACCAGCGGATTCGTCGCAAACCCCAATCCTGAAATTCCCGTCCTTCAAAGAGTGTGATTCACGCTCAAATAGAGTGAATCCTCCGTCATTTTGAAGATTTTTCAATGCATCAATTACTGTTTTCACCATAGTCATTTCGGTCCCAGTGAATACAGCAGCAAGAATGTCAATTACTACCTTGTCCACTGAGAATTGCTGACCAGCTCCAGCATAATTGGTGAACTGCCAACCGCCCACTGCGTAGCCAATGGCCTGAAGAACCTCTGTATACTTGTTGTAATAAACCTGAGGATTATCAAGTCCCGGATTGACGAATTTTGCGGCACGCTGCGCTAGACACATCGAATTGAGAATATCTTGCTTGTGTTGAAGACTTACATTATTTGTGAACAAAATTAGACTGGCATCATTGGCAAAAGCTTGTTTGCTGTAGTCTGGTCCTGTTGCCAGTCCAGCCGGTGTTGCACCGATCTCTGGAAGTTCAATATTTTTCACAAAATCCAAAGCTTTTTCTTGAGTGATTGTTGTAGGCATTTTCTCTCCTTCGTGCATGTGTTTAAATTGCCCGGGGTTGCCAAAGGTTCGCGTGGGTTACCGGCAGTAGGCGGTGCCTGAATCGACCCTTAAATGATCCTGGAGTATATCCGCACGAAAGCTAATGCATAGTTAAGAGATGCGCTTGAAAAGTTGATTTAATCTATGCGTATTTCGGACAGCTGACAAGCTCTTACAGGACTTAGCCACATCAGCATGAAATGCTCTCGAATTTGGACTAGCGACAATGTTCTGGTGCACTAGCGCTGGAATTCCCCATCAATTAATGAGTGAATTTAGTGCGTTCTGCTTGTCGTCTTTAGTTGGCAAAGCATAGCGCCTGGTTGTTTCCAGCCGCCTGTGCCCTCCAATCTCTGCTACTAACACTAAGTCAGTGCCGTTGCGCACTAGATTAGTCAGGCATGTGTGGCGAAGAATGTGGGCAGATAGATCGATGCCACAAGCAGTGCCTACCTTTCTTACAATTCTATCCAAGCTGGTTGCAGACATGCGGGCTCCTTGTGGATTTAGAAAGAGAGCATCATCTATTTTTGAATTGACAAAGCGTTTGTTTCTCTCAAGTATCCAGTCTCGAACAGCATCGCGAGCGACTTCATTCAGGGGGATTTCACGGTAGCGATCGCCTTTGCCGCTGCGCACAATTATTTGAGCCTTGCGCCCGGCTATTGAAACATCTGCCATATCGAGAGCGGCACATTCACCAATACGGACGCCAGTGTTTATCAGCAGCAGTGGCACCGCCCGGTCAAGTGCCCGGCTTCTAGTTTGGGCCGTGCTGATATAACGTTTCTGCTCTTCTGGTGTCAGCGCCCTGGGTGCTTCCTGTGGTAAATCTTCTCGGTCAATCTTGGCAGGCGTCAGGCCCATGAACTGTAGAAAGTGGTTGATTGCGGTTAGAGATGCATTGACTGAACTCGGTGCAAACTTGCATGAGCGCTTTAAATGTCGCTTGTAATCTCTGAGAGCTACTTGAGCTACTCTTGCTTCGGTCAAGACAAGGTCGAATTTGTTCTCAGAGGCTGCTAGATAGTCCAAGAACTGACTTATACGGCTACGGTAAGCCCTTTTGCTCTGTTCTGATAATGGCGCGCCTTTAAGCCAAATCTGGTAGCTCATAAAATGGTCGGCGATTGTCGCCGTTTTTTGAGTCTTTTTTCTGACCAATTTTGAAGGCTCCCAGATATCAGTACTTTTCTGAGGGCGATAATATCATGAGGTTTGCCGAATATCGGTACTTTTGAAAGAGTAAAGTACTGATATTACACATGTATCAGTACTTTTACTGTGGAGCTTGTGATGTTGTTGGAGTTGGAGCAGCCCCGGGCTCCTGCTTCAACCCCTTTCCGAGAATGCCATCAAGTACTCTCAAGCATCGCCTCGTGTATGGATGATTTGGACCGAGAGCCTTTTGAGCTATGGCACAAGCTTCCAGCGATGTTCTTTTAGCTTCGTCGTGTTTGCCTTCGAGGCTGTAAGTGGTAGCAAGATTGTTCATACTGATGGCAGTATCGGCACTAAAGTGACCGTGGTATTTTTCGATAATTACTATGGCGCGCCTTTGCAGATCCTCGGCTTCAGTTAGCCTATTTGTGCGAGTGTAGAGTGTAGCTAGATTGTCTAGCAAGCTAGCTGTGGCATGGCTTTGTGAACCCTCGGTTTTTTCTAGTGTCGACTTTGCAGCGATGATGAGAGGCTCTGCTTTGGCATAGTCCTTGAGACCCATATAGGCCTCTGCCAGATTACTCTGGCAGT
The genomic region above belongs to Vicinamibacterales bacterium and contains:
- a CDS encoding S8 family peptidase, encoding MKFELTDIEEMDPKLQQLVSKEQRGIKTPQTISSDAGFVSVVARVSDLDAWMNLTEIVQASHIGNSDDGTESIVTGRVPVKLITEIREKHFVRSLKPGVKLKPTLAATVEEIRASQSIIEPLIQGSAPGAGVVVGIIDYGCDFVHKNFRLADGTSRIMAIWDQTGPSNHESPFGYGCVYSREQINLALQSQNPYSALAYEPGPNSHGTHVMDIAAGNGIGTGVPGVAPGAEIIFVQIATDDIAWSGPDVVDTSFGDSVQLLEAAKFIFDKAGDKPCVINFSLGTNGGPHDGSRLAEQGLDSLLSFKNRAIVIAASNAYADNIHAQGRVSSGGYTDITWQVGALDPTENEIEVWYSGQDEFEAELIGPDNSSVAKTKLGENGLLKDDAGKVALFFSHRKHDPNNGDNLVDIFMEQGLPTGLWTLRLHGVTVSNGFFHAWVERDDNGQSSFVAPLDKGFTLGSISTGRKTIVVGSYDGHRTTKPLSYFSSAGPTRDGREKPEISAPGHEVWAAASRSLNGSVKKSGTSMAAPAVAGAIAIVYAEAHSQGLKLSNKDVRDLVVQTARQTSPGNSWDSRYGNGRLDAEAMLQRLSVQVPVN
- a CDS encoding tyrosine-type recombinase/integrase, which encodes MSYQIWLKGAPLSEQSKRAYRSRISQFLDYLAASENKFDLVLTEARVAQVALRDYKRHLKRSCKFAPSSVNASLTAINHFLQFMGLTPAKIDREDLPQEAPRALTPEEQKRYISTAQTRSRALDRAVPLLLINTGVRIGECAALDMADVSIAGRKAQIIVRSGKGDRYREIPLNEVARDAVRDWILERNKRFVNSKIDDALFLNPQGARMSATSLDRIVRKVGTACGIDLSAHILRHTCLTNLVRNGTDLVLVAEIGGHRRLETTRRYALPTKDDKQNALNSLIN